In Pseudomonas sp. MYb327, one DNA window encodes the following:
- a CDS encoding TetR/AcrR family transcriptional regulator yields MSQTGRAKTKAQDAGWRGSVDVWLDAAYDALKESGVDAVRVMPLAKRLNLSRTSFYWFYEDREQLLAALLARWKDKNSGGLVGQCDSYAESISEAILNVFECWLNPELFDSQFEFAVRSWALQSDEVAAEIALADEARINALAAMFRRFGYEAEAADARARTIYLTQIGYISMKTTEDVVVRFRRIPQYVTIFTGKAPKRRELDRFFGKFGYAEKEPGIFGPLVETVDESPSDEQ; encoded by the coding sequence ATGTCACAGACAGGAAGGGCGAAAACCAAGGCGCAAGATGCAGGGTGGCGAGGCTCGGTCGACGTCTGGCTGGATGCCGCTTACGACGCGCTGAAGGAGTCCGGCGTCGATGCGGTGCGGGTGATGCCGTTGGCCAAACGCTTGAACTTGTCCCGCACCAGTTTTTATTGGTTCTATGAAGACCGCGAGCAGCTGCTCGCGGCACTACTGGCCCGCTGGAAGGACAAGAACAGCGGCGGCCTGGTGGGCCAGTGCGACAGTTATGCAGAAAGCATTTCCGAGGCGATTCTCAACGTATTCGAGTGTTGGCTTAACCCGGAACTGTTCGACTCGCAATTCGAATTTGCCGTGCGCAGCTGGGCGCTGCAATCAGATGAGGTGGCCGCTGAAATCGCGCTAGCCGATGAGGCGCGCATCAATGCTCTGGCCGCCATGTTCCGCCGGTTCGGCTACGAAGCCGAGGCCGCCGACGCGCGGGCCAGGACGATCTACCTCACGCAGATCGGTTATATCTCGATGAAAACCACGGAGGACGTCGTGGTCCGTTTCCGGCGCATCCCGCAGTACGTGACAATATTTACCGGCAAGGCACCGAAGCGGCGTGAGCTGGATCGTTTCTTCGGCAAGTTCGGTTATGCGGAAAAAGAGCCCGGGATTTTCGGTCCGTTGGTTGAAACCGTCGACGAGTCGCCGTCCGATGAACAGTAA
- a CDS encoding LysR substrate-binding domain-containing protein — translation MFELTQLRCFTTVATELNFRRAAERLNMTQPPLSRQIQLLEHHLGVELFTRSTRSVALTAAGRAFFIEAQNLLERAQQAAVTARRFAEGDIGSVNISFVGSAVYEFLPKVIAEARHKQPHVKIDLSEMNTYQQHEALRARRIDLGIARAPLLEPGYSTECLVREPFVLAVPSGHRLAMAETVSVNDLDAQPFLMYSHAAYPPFNELLTGMLRSARVAPDYVQWLGSSLTILALVNAGMGLALVPRCATSVVFKNVVFRDIDLGEGVQSELHLIWRENNDNPAFAMLLEAIRRAVREGWGS, via the coding sequence ATGTTCGAACTGACCCAATTGCGCTGCTTCACCACGGTGGCGACAGAATTGAATTTTCGGCGTGCTGCCGAACGCCTGAACATGACGCAACCGCCGCTGAGTCGGCAGATTCAACTGCTGGAACACCACTTGGGCGTAGAACTGTTCACTCGCAGCACTCGCAGCGTCGCCCTCACCGCCGCCGGCCGGGCGTTTTTCATCGAAGCGCAGAATCTGCTGGAGCGCGCCCAGCAAGCCGCGGTGACCGCACGGCGTTTCGCCGAAGGCGATATCGGTTCGGTCAACATCAGCTTCGTCGGCAGCGCGGTCTATGAGTTCCTGCCCAAAGTCATTGCCGAAGCACGGCACAAGCAGCCCCATGTCAAAATCGACCTGTCGGAAATGAACACCTACCAACAGCACGAAGCCCTGCGTGCACGCCGCATCGACCTGGGTATCGCCCGCGCACCGTTGCTGGAGCCCGGTTATTCCACCGAGTGCCTGGTGCGCGAACCGTTCGTGTTGGCGGTGCCCAGCGGCCACCGCTTGGCCATGGCTGAAACCGTGTCGGTCAACGACCTCGATGCCCAACCTTTCTTGATGTACTCCCACGCGGCCTATCCACCGTTCAACGAACTGCTGACGGGCATGCTGCGCTCGGCACGGGTTGCTCCGGATTACGTGCAATGGCTGGGTTCGTCCTTGACGATTCTGGCGCTGGTCAACGCCGGAATGGGCCTGGCCCTGGTGCCCCGTTGCGCCACCAGTGTGGTGTTCAAGAATGTGGTGTTTCGCGATATCGATCTGGGCGAAGGCGTGCAGAGTGAATTGCATTTGATCTGGCGCGAGAACAACGACAACCCGGCATTTGCGATGTTGTTGGAGGCGATTCGGCGGGCGGTGCGGGAGGGTTGGGGTAGCTAA
- a CDS encoding glycine betaine ABC transporter substrate-binding protein produces MNVHSPYRKRICAGLLGVALAAGAGLTQAAEPKPVRIGWVNWSDTEITVKLATTALQDHLKQPVKLVMADIGIQFQALANGNIDLIPMVWLPSTHKAFYDKYKDRLEDLGVLYEGRIGMAVPTSVPESEVSSVEDLNKPEVREKLDGKILTSEVGNGQYKLTEKAIQEYKLDGYKLVASSESGMLNELDRNLKRDKWSLVNAWSPHWMFSKWSLRYLDDPKQIFGGAEQIHAMARKGFSQEYPEVAYFFAHYSIPRADLEALMMQARQSSSDKVVADYYAANKTRFEAMFDNSEQRVSSRQP; encoded by the coding sequence ATGAACGTTCATTCGCCGTATCGAAAAAGAATCTGTGCCGGATTGCTTGGCGTGGCACTCGCCGCCGGCGCCGGGCTGACTCAAGCCGCAGAACCGAAGCCCGTACGCATTGGCTGGGTCAACTGGTCGGATACCGAGATCACCGTAAAACTGGCTACCACGGCGTTGCAGGACCACCTCAAGCAACCGGTGAAACTGGTCATGGCCGACATCGGCATCCAGTTCCAGGCGTTGGCCAACGGCAACATCGACTTGATTCCGATGGTCTGGCTGCCGAGCACTCACAAGGCGTTCTACGACAAGTACAAGGACAGGCTCGAAGACCTCGGCGTGCTCTATGAAGGGCGGATCGGCATGGCTGTGCCAACGTCCGTGCCCGAGAGTGAAGTGTCCAGCGTGGAGGACTTGAACAAGCCTGAAGTCAGGGAAAAACTCGACGGCAAGATCCTTACCTCAGAGGTGGGCAACGGCCAGTACAAGCTCACCGAAAAGGCCATCCAGGAATACAAGCTCGACGGCTACAAACTGGTGGCCTCCTCCGAGTCAGGCATGCTCAACGAGCTGGATCGCAATCTGAAACGTGACAAATGGTCGTTGGTCAACGCCTGGAGCCCGCACTGGATGTTCTCCAAGTGGTCGCTGCGATACCTGGATGACCCGAAGCAAATATTTGGCGGCGCCGAACAGATTCACGCCATGGCTCGCAAAGGTTTCAGCCAGGAATATCCGGAAGTGGCGTACTTCTTCGCTCATTACTCCATTCCCCGGGCCGACCTCGAAGCGCTGATGATGCAGGCGCGGCAGAGCTCTTCCGACAAGGTGGTAGCCGACTACTATGCCGCCAACAAAACTCGTTTCGAAGCGATGTTCGACAACAGCGAGCAGAGGGTCAGCAGTCGGCAGCCTTGA
- a CDS encoding CAP domain-containing protein, translating to MRQTALALRFTSLCLFTLLPLIASPAHASAERQLVEAINDYRAHPQRCERRPAQRLAPLALNSNLALPIGYGGGLRDRLKANGYQAVTVRTIRVVGAQDAEEAFDQIQSDHCAALLDSQYADIGVSRSRGEWQVVLARPVLDRQMSDTRSVSKDLLAQVNAARSKSRLCGRQRFAAARPLAWNASLGAAAQGHSKAMAYGNYFAHQDPDGDTAADRARAAGFRGRQIGENIAAGQGSPSKAMAGWLASPGHCANLMNPMFTQVGAGYATDARSDEGVYWTMLFGAK from the coding sequence ATGCGCCAAACCGCCCTCGCCTTGCGCTTCACTTCGCTGTGCCTGTTTACCTTGCTTCCCCTGATCGCCAGCCCCGCCCACGCCAGTGCGGAGCGGCAATTGGTGGAAGCGATCAATGATTACCGTGCTCATCCGCAACGCTGCGAGCGACGTCCCGCCCAGCGTTTGGCGCCGCTGGCATTGAACTCGAACCTGGCCTTGCCAATCGGCTACGGCGGCGGATTGCGCGACCGGTTGAAAGCGAACGGCTATCAGGCAGTGACGGTTCGGACGATCCGCGTGGTCGGTGCGCAGGATGCCGAAGAAGCGTTCGATCAAATACAAAGCGACCATTGCGCGGCACTGCTGGACAGTCAGTACGCCGACATCGGTGTCAGTCGCAGCCGTGGTGAGTGGCAAGTGGTGCTGGCGCGGCCGGTGCTAGACAGGCAAATGAGTGACACGCGATCCGTGAGCAAGGACTTGCTGGCTCAAGTCAACGCTGCCCGCTCCAAGTCACGTCTCTGCGGTCGCCAGCGTTTCGCCGCCGCCAGGCCATTGGCGTGGAATGCCAGCCTCGGGGCTGCGGCGCAAGGGCACAGCAAAGCCATGGCCTACGGCAATTACTTCGCGCATCAGGACCCCGACGGTGATACTGCCGCCGACCGGGCGAGAGCCGCTGGTTTCCGGGGCCGCCAGATAGGCGAAAACATCGCCGCTGGTCAGGGATCACCGAGCAAGGCAATGGCCGGTTGGCTCGCCAGCCCAGGGCATTGCGCGAATTTGATGAACCCAATGTTCACCCAAGTAGGTGCTGGCTATGCGACGGACGCACGCAGCGATGAAGGCGTTTACTGGACGATGTTGTTCGGTGCGAAGTAG
- a CDS encoding MFS transporter, translated as MKTLQCPPDPNVLARAAAKVKRHVLPLFVVMFIVNYIDRVNIGFVRSHMETDLGIGAAAYGLGAGLFFVGYAIFEVPSNMLLQRYGARAWLTRIMFTWGAAAMAMAFVRGETSFYVLRFILGAAEAGFFPGIIYYFTQWLPSTERGKAMAIFLSGSAIASVISGPVSGALLNVSGLSLHGWQWMFLIEGFASIVLCGFVWFWLQSHPREAKWLSEEEKTALIGAIAEEQQAREAAQTVKPSMFKLLADRQIALFCFIYFSIALTIYGATFWLPSMIKKMGNLGDFQVGLFNSIPWIISIVAMYGFAAMASKWKYQQAWVAVTLVIASFGMFMSTTGGPIFAFVAICFAAIGFKAASALFWPIPQGYLDARIAAAVIALINSIGNLGGFVAPTAFGFLEQTTGSIEGGLYGLAATSLVAAIVIFFARTAPRGSPRSVLSNAPIDDAAVKKTLTVLKSNSTGAAS; from the coding sequence TTGAAAACCCTCCAGTGTCCACCTGACCCGAATGTGCTCGCCCGCGCAGCAGCCAAGGTGAAGCGTCATGTGCTGCCGCTGTTCGTGGTGATGTTCATCGTTAACTACATCGATCGGGTCAACATTGGCTTCGTGCGCAGTCACATGGAAACAGACCTCGGCATCGGCGCGGCCGCCTATGGCCTTGGCGCCGGATTGTTCTTCGTCGGTTACGCAATCTTCGAAGTACCGTCCAACATGCTGCTGCAACGCTACGGGGCACGTGCCTGGCTGACACGCATCATGTTCACTTGGGGCGCCGCCGCGATGGCGATGGCCTTTGTGCGCGGGGAAACCAGCTTCTATGTACTGCGCTTCATTCTCGGCGCCGCCGAAGCCGGGTTTTTCCCCGGGATCATTTACTACTTCACCCAATGGCTGCCATCGACCGAACGAGGCAAGGCCATGGCGATTTTCCTCAGCGGCTCTGCTATTGCTTCGGTGATTTCCGGTCCGGTGTCCGGTGCCTTGCTCAACGTCAGCGGCCTGAGCTTGCATGGCTGGCAGTGGATGTTCCTGATCGAAGGTTTCGCCTCCATCGTGCTCTGTGGCTTCGTGTGGTTCTGGCTGCAGTCTCACCCGCGTGAGGCGAAGTGGCTGAGCGAAGAAGAGAAGACCGCGCTGATTGGTGCCATTGCCGAGGAACAACAAGCCCGTGAAGCGGCGCAGACGGTCAAACCGTCAATGTTCAAATTGCTGGCTGACCGGCAGATCGCGCTGTTCTGTTTCATCTATTTCTCCATCGCCCTGACCATCTACGGCGCCACGTTCTGGCTGCCGAGCATGATCAAGAAAATGGGCAACCTCGGCGACTTCCAGGTCGGCCTGTTCAACTCGATTCCGTGGATCATTTCCATCGTCGCGATGTATGGCTTCGCCGCGATGGCCAGCAAGTGGAAATACCAGCAGGCGTGGGTCGCGGTGACGCTGGTGATCGCTTCGTTCGGCATGTTCATGTCCACCACCGGCGGGCCGATTTTTGCCTTCGTCGCCATCTGTTTCGCCGCCATCGGTTTCAAGGCTGCCTCGGCGCTGTTCTGGCCAATTCCGCAAGGCTACCTGGACGCACGCATCGCGGCGGCAGTGATTGCCTTGATCAACTCCATCGGCAACCTCGGCGGGTTTGTCGCCCCCACGGCGTTCGGGTTCCTGGAGCAGACCACCGGCTCCATCGAAGGCGGTTTGTATGGCCTGGCAGCCACTTCATTGGTTGCGGCCATCGTGATCTTCTTCGCCCGCACCGCACCTCGGGGGAGCCCCCGCAGCGTGTTGAGCAATGCACCGATCGACGATGCAGCCGTTAAAAAAACACTCACAGTCCTGAAATCCAATTCAACGGGAGCAGCCTCTTGA
- a CDS encoding pyrroline-5-carboxylate reductase dimerization domain-containing protein encodes MNSKTLGIIGGTGWLGRAIAEALLESGFIQPAGLLVSNRSGRSTLPADVRVLADNQPLVALSDVVMLSIRPEQFRELQIDASGKQVISLMAGIPAATISAATGAHVVVRAMPNAAVDIRQSYTPWYSAGNLGEPDRQWVQRLFECVGSADEVPNEDNIDYLSALSGTGPALPALLHRALASQAVAAGIPYEIAQRAARGVVVGGGQLLAGRDPEQMIEALMAYRGVTAAVLQSMTDQDFDAIVGRALLAGAEIARRGM; translated from the coding sequence ATGAACAGTAAAACCCTGGGCATCATTGGCGGCACTGGCTGGCTGGGCCGCGCAATCGCCGAAGCGCTTCTGGAGAGCGGTTTCATTCAGCCTGCGGGACTGCTGGTCTCCAATCGCTCGGGCCGTAGCACGTTGCCAGCGGACGTGCGGGTTCTGGCGGATAACCAGCCGTTGGTGGCGCTCAGTGATGTGGTGATGCTGTCGATCCGGCCGGAACAGTTTCGTGAGCTGCAGATAGACGCCAGCGGCAAACAGGTGATTTCCCTGATGGCCGGGATCCCGGCGGCGACCATCAGCGCGGCCACCGGTGCACACGTGGTGGTGCGGGCCATGCCGAATGCCGCCGTCGACATCAGGCAGTCGTACACGCCGTGGTACAGCGCCGGCAATCTTGGCGAGCCGGACCGCCAGTGGGTGCAGCGGTTGTTCGAATGTGTGGGCTCGGCGGATGAAGTGCCGAACGAAGACAACATTGATTACCTCAGTGCGCTCTCCGGCACCGGGCCGGCGCTCCCCGCGTTACTGCACCGTGCGCTGGCCAGTCAGGCGGTGGCGGCGGGCATTCCCTATGAAATTGCACAGCGTGCTGCGCGCGGCGTGGTGGTGGGAGGCGGGCAGTTGTTGGCCGGTCGCGATCCGGAACAAATGATTGAAGCATTGATGGCGTACCGCGGCGTGACGGCGGCGGTGTTGCAGTCGATGACCGATCAGGACTTCGACGCCATCGTCGGACGGGCATTGCTGGCGGGCGCGGAGATTGCGCGACGCGGTATGTAG
- a CDS encoding NADH:flavin oxidoreductase encodes MSSDPLLQPYKIKHLTLRNRIITTSHEPAYPEDGMPKDLYRAYHVERAKAGVALTMTAGSAAVSRDSPPVFNNVLAYKDEVVGWLKDLTDECHEHGAAVMIQLTHLGRRTRWDKADWLPVVSPSHHREAAHRSFPKKMEEWDIERIIKDYVDAAERMKAAGMDGLELQAYGHLMDQFWSPLTNELDGPYGGSLENRMRFTFEILRGIRQRVGEDFLLGVRYTGDEQLPGGFNASEGMQVSHMLKDSGLVDFLNVVRGHIDTDAGLTDVIPIQGMRNSPHLDFAGEIRSATGFPTFHAAKIPDVATARYAIASGKVDMVGMTRAHMTDPHIVRKIIEKREEDIRPCVGANYCLDRIYQGGAAYCIHNAATGRETTMPHEIPRAVVKRKVLVIGSGPAGLEAARVAGERGHDVTVLEAADRPGGQIRLTAQNERRREMISIIDWRMAQCERMGVKFHFNTWAEADTVLAHEPDVVIVATGGLPDTEVMTQGNELVVSTWDIISGDIKPGRHVLIFDDAGDHAALQAAEVIAKSGATVEIVTPDRAFAPEVMAMNLVPYMRSLQDLDVTFTVTYRVEKVEKQDGRLVATFGSDYGKVNKQRVVDQVVVNHGTLPLDDLYFDLRPHSSNGGAVEQHDLIAGKAQNIVTNPQGQFQLFRIGDAVAARNTHAAIYDALRLVKDL; translated from the coding sequence ATGTCCAGCGATCCGTTGCTGCAGCCATACAAAATCAAGCACCTGACCCTTAGAAACCGCATCATCACCACCTCGCACGAACCGGCCTATCCGGAGGACGGCATGCCCAAGGATTTGTATCGCGCCTATCACGTGGAACGGGCCAAGGCCGGTGTGGCCCTGACCATGACCGCTGGCTCCGCAGCCGTTTCTCGGGACAGTCCGCCGGTGTTCAACAACGTGCTGGCGTATAAGGACGAGGTGGTCGGATGGCTCAAGGATCTGACCGACGAATGTCATGAGCACGGTGCGGCAGTGATGATCCAGTTGACCCACCTGGGCCGTCGCACGCGCTGGGACAAAGCCGATTGGCTACCGGTAGTGTCGCCCTCCCACCACCGCGAAGCCGCGCATCGCTCCTTCCCGAAGAAGATGGAAGAGTGGGACATCGAGCGAATCATCAAGGATTACGTGGACGCGGCCGAGCGCATGAAGGCGGCCGGTATGGACGGCCTGGAGCTGCAGGCCTACGGGCATTTGATGGACCAGTTCTGGTCGCCGTTGACCAACGAACTCGACGGCCCCTACGGCGGCTCGCTGGAAAACCGCATGCGTTTTACCTTCGAAATCCTGCGGGGCATTCGCCAGCGCGTTGGTGAAGACTTCCTGCTCGGCGTGCGCTACACCGGCGATGAGCAATTACCCGGTGGCTTCAATGCAAGCGAAGGCATGCAGGTTTCGCACATGCTCAAGGACAGCGGGCTGGTGGATTTCCTCAACGTGGTGCGCGGCCACATCGACACCGATGCAGGCCTGACCGATGTCATCCCGATCCAGGGCATGCGCAACTCGCCGCACCTGGACTTCGCCGGGGAAATTCGTTCGGCCACCGGGTTCCCGACCTTCCATGCCGCGAAGATTCCGGACGTGGCTACCGCGCGCTACGCCATCGCCTCGGGCAAGGTCGACATGGTCGGCATGACCCGCGCGCACATGACCGACCCGCACATCGTGCGCAAGATCATCGAAAAGCGTGAAGAAGACATTCGTCCATGCGTAGGGGCCAACTACTGTCTGGATCGTATCTATCAGGGCGGCGCGGCCTATTGCATTCACAATGCGGCGACCGGCCGGGAAACCACCATGCCCCATGAGATTCCCCGGGCGGTGGTCAAGCGCAAGGTTCTGGTCATCGGCAGCGGCCCGGCGGGACTGGAAGCAGCACGCGTCGCTGGCGAACGTGGCCATGACGTGACCGTACTCGAGGCGGCTGATCGTCCGGGCGGCCAGATCAGGTTGACCGCGCAAAACGAACGGCGCCGCGAGATGATCAGCATCATCGATTGGCGAATGGCCCAGTGCGAGCGCATGGGCGTCAAGTTTCACTTCAACACATGGGCCGAAGCCGACACCGTGCTGGCCCATGAGCCGGACGTGGTGATCGTCGCCACCGGTGGCCTGCCCGACACCGAGGTGATGACTCAGGGCAACGAGCTCGTGGTGTCGACGTGGGACATCATTTCCGGGGACATCAAGCCCGGTCGTCATGTGTTGATCTTCGACGATGCTGGCGACCATGCCGCGTTGCAGGCTGCCGAGGTCATCGCCAAAAGCGGCGCGACGGTGGAAATCGTCACCCCTGACCGCGCCTTTGCCCCGGAAGTCATGGCCATGAATCTGGTGCCGTACATGCGCAGTTTGCAGGACCTGGACGTCACCTTCACCGTCACCTACCGCGTCGAGAAGGTCGAAAAGCAGGATGGCCGATTGGTTGCGACCTTCGGCAGCGACTATGGCAAGGTCAACAAGCAGCGGGTTGTCGATCAGGTCGTGGTCAACCACGGCACCCTGCCCCTGGACGATCTGTACTTCGACCTGCGCCCGCATTCGAGCAACGGCGGTGCGGTGGAGCAACACGACCTCATCGCGGGCAAGGCGCAAAACATCGTCACCAACCCTCAAGGGCAATTCCAGCTGTTCAGGATTGGAGATGCCGTGGCCGCGCGTAACACCCACGCGGCGATCTACGATGCGTTGCGGCTGGTGAAAGATCTCTGA
- a CDS encoding LysR substrate-binding domain-containing protein translates to MNTNRDQFPLPEDLKVFLTVVRKNGFASAAEELGYSPAYISKRISVLETTLSTRLLHRTTRRIALTDDGERVRVWAEKLLGDFDDFVGEISEARQQPMGSLHICSSFGFGRNHVAPAICKLSQTYPKLEIRLDVFDRVVDIVGEGFDLEIRVGDDLPGQHLGRKLVSNRRVLCATPEYLERRGMPRSLEDLKDHDCLVLKERNNAFGVWNLSKDGQEESVRVSGPLSSNSGEIVLEWALSGGGILLRSMWDVRPMLEQGRLVQVLHDYTQSANVWAVYPTRLSQSAKLRVCVEFLEEYFRDLSVE, encoded by the coding sequence ATGAACACGAATCGTGATCAATTTCCCTTGCCCGAAGACCTCAAGGTTTTTCTAACCGTCGTTCGAAAAAACGGCTTCGCCAGCGCTGCGGAAGAGCTGGGGTATTCGCCGGCCTACATCAGCAAACGCATCTCGGTGCTGGAAACGACGCTCTCGACACGGCTGTTGCACCGCACCACACGACGCATCGCGTTGACCGATGACGGCGAGCGGGTGCGGGTGTGGGCGGAAAAGTTGTTGGGGGATTTCGATGATTTTGTCGGGGAAATTTCCGAGGCGCGGCAGCAGCCCATGGGCTCATTGCACATTTGCAGCAGCTTCGGTTTCGGGCGTAACCATGTCGCGCCGGCGATCTGCAAACTGTCGCAGACCTACCCGAAACTGGAGATTCGACTGGACGTGTTTGATCGCGTGGTCGACATCGTCGGGGAAGGTTTCGACTTGGAGATCCGCGTCGGTGATGACCTGCCGGGCCAGCATCTGGGCCGCAAACTGGTGAGCAACCGGCGCGTGCTGTGTGCGACACCGGAGTACCTGGAACGGCGCGGCATGCCCCGTTCGCTGGAGGACTTGAAAGACCACGACTGCCTGGTGCTGAAGGAGCGCAATAACGCTTTCGGTGTTTGGAACCTGAGCAAGGACGGGCAGGAGGAATCTGTTCGGGTCAGCGGCCCGTTGTCATCCAACAGCGGCGAAATTGTCTTGGAGTGGGCCTTGAGCGGTGGCGGGATTTTGCTGCGCTCGATGTGGGATGTCCGGCCCATGCTTGAACAAGGGCGACTGGTGCAGGTGCTGCACGACTACACCCAGAGCGCCAACGTCTGGGCGGTGTATCCGACGCGGCTTAGCCAGTCGGCAAAGTTACGGGTCTGCGTTGAGTTTCTGGAAGAGTACTTTCGCGATTTGTCGGTTGAGTAA
- the leuD gene encoding 3-isopropylmalate dehydratase small subunit, with translation MQPFTTVSGSAAPLLASNIDTDVIMPKQFLKGIDRKGLDRGLFFDLRFLESGEPNPEFILNQPAWNDAAFLVVGPNFGCGSSREHAVWGLKQVGIRALLGTSFAGIFYDNCQRNGVLAIQLSEPQLKQIAAVISVPETARISVNLPEQTIELGDGDVIPFEIDQLRKQSLLLGLDAIGTTLQRAEQIRSFEARHLAENPWLN, from the coding sequence ATGCAACCTTTCACTACGGTCAGCGGCAGTGCCGCACCTCTCCTGGCGTCCAACATCGACACTGATGTGATCATGCCCAAGCAGTTTCTCAAGGGTATTGATCGCAAGGGACTGGATCGGGGGCTGTTCTTCGATCTGCGCTTTCTCGAATCCGGAGAGCCCAATCCTGAGTTCATCCTTAATCAACCAGCCTGGAACGACGCTGCATTTTTGGTGGTGGGCCCGAACTTTGGCTGCGGATCAAGCCGCGAGCATGCCGTTTGGGGCTTGAAGCAAGTGGGCATCCGAGCACTGCTCGGCACCAGCTTCGCCGGGATTTTCTACGACAACTGCCAGCGTAACGGGGTGTTGGCGATTCAGCTTTCCGAGCCCCAGTTGAAGCAGATTGCAGCGGTGATCAGTGTCCCGGAAACTGCGCGGATCAGCGTGAATCTGCCGGAGCAAACCATCGAATTGGGTGATGGCGACGTGATCCCGTTCGAGATCGATCAACTGCGCAAGCAATCGCTATTGCTGGGGCTCGATGCGATTGGCACGACGCTGCAACGTGCCGAACAGATCCGCAGCTTCGAAGCGCGGCACCTCGCGGAGAATCCCTGGCTGAACTGA
- the leuC gene encoding 3-isopropylmalate dehydratase large subunit — MNSPRTLYQKHIDSHTVCALDGQGHVLLYIDRQVANEYTSPQAFSGMREAGRKAWRPSATLAVVDHVNPTSPTRIATMPDAGGARQVSYFEENCRDFGIELFDVLDKRQGIEHVVAPEQGFILPGMVVAAGDSHTTTYGALGAFGFGIGTSEIEHLLASQTLVYKRLKTLRVTVNGVLGSGVTSKDIIMALIEKIGASGATGYAIEFAGPAITALSVEARMTICNMAVEAGARGAFMAPDEKVFAYLQSKPRAPKGERWEQAVAQWKTLKSDEGALFDREVTLDVDALEPMVTWGTSPDQAAPVGSHVPDPATQPDLILRQGMQRALDYMGLAPGMPLSDVVISHAFIGSCTNARIEDLRDVARVVRGKRVAAHVRAMIVPGSTLVRNQAEDEGLAQIFLDAGFEWRQSGCSMCLAMNDDVLAPGDRCASSTNRNFEGRQGAGARTHLMSPAMVAAAAISGHLTDVRSFALEA, encoded by the coding sequence ATGAACAGCCCCAGAACGCTCTACCAGAAACACATCGACAGCCACACCGTTTGCGCGCTCGACGGTCAGGGTCATGTGCTGTTGTACATCGACCGCCAGGTCGCCAACGAATACACCAGCCCCCAGGCCTTTAGTGGCATGCGCGAGGCCGGGCGCAAAGCCTGGCGCCCGAGTGCAACGCTGGCCGTGGTCGACCATGTGAATCCGACGTCCCCGACACGCATCGCCACAATGCCGGATGCCGGTGGTGCGCGTCAGGTCTCCTACTTCGAAGAAAACTGCCGCGATTTCGGCATCGAGTTGTTCGATGTCCTGGATAAACGCCAGGGCATCGAACACGTCGTGGCCCCCGAGCAGGGTTTCATCCTGCCTGGCATGGTGGTTGCGGCCGGTGACAGTCACACCACCACCTACGGTGCATTAGGTGCTTTTGGTTTCGGTATCGGCACCTCGGAAATCGAGCACCTGCTGGCGTCGCAAACCCTGGTCTACAAACGTCTGAAGACCCTGCGCGTGACTGTAAACGGCGTGCTCGGCAGTGGCGTGACGTCCAAGGACATCATCATGGCGTTGATCGAGAAAATCGGTGCATCGGGCGCCACCGGTTATGCCATTGAGTTTGCCGGCCCGGCGATCACAGCCCTCAGCGTCGAGGCGCGGATGACCATCTGCAACATGGCTGTTGAAGCGGGCGCACGGGGTGCCTTCATGGCGCCGGATGAAAAGGTGTTTGCCTACCTGCAAAGCAAACCACGTGCGCCCAAAGGTGAACGGTGGGAGCAGGCAGTCGCTCAATGGAAAACCCTGAAAAGCGACGAAGGCGCCCTCTTCGATCGCGAAGTCACGCTCGATGTCGATGCCCTGGAACCCATGGTCACCTGGGGCACGAGCCCAGATCAGGCCGCGCCGGTCGGCAGCCATGTGCCGGACCCGGCCACCCAGCCTGACCTGATTCTGCGTCAGGGCATGCAACGCGCCCTCGACTACATGGGCCTGGCACCCGGCATGCCGCTCAGCGATGTGGTAATCAGTCATGCCTTCATTGGTTCCTGCACCAACGCCCGCATCGAAGACCTGCGTGACGTCGCCCGCGTGGTACGCGGCAAGCGCGTCGCTGCGCATGTGCGGGCGATGATTGTTCCCGGCTCGACCCTGGTGCGTAACCAGGCCGAAGACGAAGGACTGGCGCAGATTTTCCTGGATGCCGGTTTTGAGTGGCGGCAATCGGGCTGCTCGATGTGCCTGGCCATGAACGACGATGTCCTCGCGCCGGGGGATCGCTGTGCATCGAGCACCAATCGCAACTTCGAAGGTCGTCAGGGCGCCGGCGCGCGCACCCATTTGATGAGCCCGGCGATGGTCGCTGCTGCCGCGATCAGCGGGCATCTGACCGACGTTCGTTCATTCGCCCTGGAGGCTTGA